A genomic window from Sphingobacterium sp. BN32 includes:
- a CDS encoding DUF1080 domain-containing protein: MKTILSVLSLAFLLLSNQSMAQCKQLFNGKDLSGWTIHGTEKWYVENKELVCESGPDKGYGYLSTNSPYKDFELSVQFKLEANGNSGVFIRSDIEGVKIKGWQVEVAPPGLHTGGIYESYGRGWLIKPTDEAQKALSPDGWNTMKILAKGNMITTWLNGKQMVQLDDEKIGQAKGFIALQIHDGGGIKVRWRDICIKEL, translated from the coding sequence ATGAAAACAATACTTTCCGTGCTCAGCCTGGCCTTTTTGCTCTTAAGCAACCAATCGATGGCACAATGTAAGCAACTCTTTAATGGCAAAGACCTTAGCGGTTGGACGATTCATGGTACCGAGAAATGGTATGTGGAAAATAAAGAGCTTGTTTGTGAAAGCGGGCCAGATAAAGGTTATGGTTATTTATCAACAAATAGTCCATACAAAGACTTTGAACTATCCGTTCAGTTCAAACTGGAAGCCAATGGAAATTCGGGTGTATTTATCCGCTCGGACATCGAGGGCGTAAAAATAAAAGGTTGGCAAGTGGAAGTAGCGCCGCCAGGATTACATACCGGTGGTATCTATGAATCCTACGGTCGAGGATGGTTAATCAAGCCTACAGACGAGGCTCAAAAAGCATTAAGCCCGGACGGTTGGAATACCATGAAAATTTTAGCCAAGGGAAATATGATAACGACCTGGTTGAATGGCAAGCAAATGGTGCAATTAGACGATGAGAAGATCGGCCAGGCCAAAGGCTTTATTGCGCTTCAAATCCACGACGGTGGTGGCATTAAAGTGAGATGGAGAGACATCTGTATTAAAGAACTATAA
- a CDS encoding carbohydrate kinase family protein — MKTDMMDKKTRSGILAAGSWILDEVKVIDKFPEEQSLVNILDEYISNGGSAYNILTDLRQLGANFPLEGLGLVGNDFHGIRIVDHCKQIGIDTQQIAMIPNVSTSYTTVVSVKPTGKRTFFHHRGASAQLSPKHFDFKKSNARIFHLGYLLLLDKLDEIREDGRTDASHLLEKAKNAGFNTSIDLVSEDSDRFQSVVPSSLPYVDYLFLNEFEASKLSGINLMNIEEPQQMRAQCMEVCNYLFELGINQWIIIHYPAGVYAAHREGARLFQPSVKLKPEQIVGSNGAGDALAAAILYGIHEAWPMEDSLKLGVCAAAASLTHVTCSDGVLEVQACLSLAEQFGYRALK, encoded by the coding sequence ATGAAAACAGATATGATGGATAAAAAAACAAGATCGGGTATACTTGCTGCCGGAAGTTGGATTCTGGACGAGGTAAAAGTAATCGATAAGTTTCCGGAAGAACAATCGCTCGTCAACATCCTGGATGAGTACATCAGCAATGGTGGTTCGGCCTACAATATCCTGACGGACTTGAGACAACTCGGAGCAAACTTTCCCTTGGAAGGACTGGGACTCGTAGGCAATGACTTCCACGGTATCCGCATTGTCGACCATTGTAAACAGATCGGCATAGATACCCAACAAATTGCCATGATACCCAATGTGTCCACCTCCTATACCACCGTCGTATCTGTAAAACCAACGGGCAAACGCACTTTCTTTCATCATCGAGGTGCAAGTGCACAACTTTCTCCAAAACATTTCGATTTTAAGAAGTCCAATGCGCGAATCTTTCATCTGGGTTATTTGCTCTTGTTGGATAAACTAGATGAAATAAGAGAAGATGGCCGCACAGATGCTTCCCACCTATTAGAGAAGGCGAAAAATGCCGGTTTTAATACCTCTATAGATTTGGTAAGTGAAGATTCCGACCGCTTCCAATCTGTCGTTCCAAGCTCGCTACCTTATGTGGATTACCTCTTTCTGAATGAATTTGAAGCGAGCAAGCTTTCCGGAATCAACTTAATGAATATTGAAGAGCCGCAGCAAATGCGAGCTCAATGTATGGAGGTTTGTAATTATCTGTTTGAGCTTGGTATCAATCAATGGATCATTATTCATTACCCCGCAGGTGTATATGCAGCACATCGAGAGGGGGCTCGATTATTCCAGCCTAGCGTTAAGCTAAAGCCAGAACAAATCGTCGGAAGTAATGGTGCAGGTGATGCCTTGGCCGCAGCCATCCTTTATGGAATCCATGAAGCGTGGCCAATGGAAGACAGTCTTAAGCTCGGTGTATGTGCGGCGGCAGCTAGTCTGACACATGTGACCTGTTCTGATGGAGTATTAGAAGTACAGGCATGCTTGTCGCTCGCTGAGCAATTTGGCTACCGCGCTTTAAAATAG
- a CDS encoding Gfo/Idh/MocA family protein has product MKTVNVGIIGGGLMGKEAASAFGRWFALKDFPVQVQLTAVCDIDQQALSWYKQISSVSLLTTDYKELIHSDLVDVVYIAVPHHMHESLYIDILQAGKDLLGEKPFGIDLAAARRIAEVANQQGRFARCSSEMPFFPGPQRVVAEVKSGRLGRIIEIKAGFLHASDMNPNKPINWKRQSAYCGEIGVMGDLGIHALHIPLRLGWKPQSLYAHLQKIITERPDGKGGMANADTWNNATLSTRVQMENGETIPMSLEMKRLAPGETNTWFIEVLGTEGGIRYSTKDVKALWTYNWNGGKEQSWQRVDLGFEVPFPTVTGGIFEPGFPDVFQQMLAAYFAEREGELAGRFGCVTLEEAIESHEVFAAALESHTNNKTVLLAQEVAVN; this is encoded by the coding sequence ATGAAAACGGTAAATGTCGGTATTATCGGCGGAGGCTTAATGGGCAAAGAGGCCGCCAGTGCATTTGGAAGATGGTTTGCTTTGAAAGATTTTCCTGTTCAGGTTCAATTGACCGCAGTATGTGATATTGATCAACAGGCTTTAAGCTGGTACAAGCAGATAAGTAGCGTCTCGCTCTTAACGACGGACTACAAGGAGCTTATCCATAGCGACCTGGTCGACGTGGTTTACATCGCTGTACCCCATCATATGCACGAATCGCTGTACATCGACATCCTGCAGGCGGGAAAAGATCTATTAGGCGAAAAGCCTTTCGGGATTGATCTTGCCGCAGCGAGAAGAATTGCGGAAGTCGCCAACCAACAAGGTCGGTTTGCGCGATGCAGCTCTGAAATGCCGTTTTTTCCTGGACCTCAACGCGTCGTCGCCGAAGTAAAATCGGGACGATTAGGAAGAATTATAGAGATTAAAGCTGGTTTTCTCCATGCCAGCGACATGAACCCTAACAAACCCATCAACTGGAAGCGACAATCTGCTTATTGTGGTGAAATTGGTGTAATGGGCGACCTGGGCATACATGCGCTCCATATTCCCCTCAGATTGGGTTGGAAACCACAATCACTGTATGCCCATTTACAGAAAATTATCACCGAAAGACCCGATGGCAAAGGCGGGATGGCAAATGCAGACACCTGGAACAATGCAACGCTGAGCACACGCGTGCAGATGGAAAACGGAGAAACTATTCCAATGTCCTTAGAAATGAAACGCCTTGCGCCAGGAGAAACCAATACCTGGTTTATTGAAGTGCTAGGAACGGAAGGTGGTATTCGCTATAGCACAAAAGATGTAAAAGCACTTTGGACCTATAATTGGAACGGAGGTAAAGAGCAATCCTGGCAACGCGTTGATCTTGGGTTTGAGGTGCCATTTCCAACCGTTACGGGCGGAATCTTTGAACCTGGATTTCCTGATGTTTTTCAACAAATGCTTGCGGCATACTTCGCGGAACGCGAAGGAGAATTGGCCGGGAGATTTGGCTGTGTAACCCTAGAGGAAGCCATTGAAAGTCATGAGGTCTTCGCAGCAGCCTTGGAATCACATACAAACAATAAAACAGTTCTATTAGCTCAGGAAGTCGCAGTAAACTAA
- a CDS encoding Gfo/Idh/MocA family protein, producing MEKENNKVRVLVVGCGNMGASHAWAYHKMDGFEICGIVSRGKSKEVLNEKMGNVYPLFDDFETALAATKPDAVCISTYPDTHEEYAVKSMEAGAHVFVEKPIASSVKGAEHVQEVALKTGKKLVVGYILRHHPSWIKFVEMSGDLGKPLVMRMNLNQQSDTAMWTLHRNLMASLSPIVDCGVHYIDVMCQMTRSKPTQVYAIGARLTDEIPADNYNYGNLQIRFEDGSVGWYEAGWGPMVSETAFFVKDVVGPKGSVSIVAKEAGGTGKSGSIEAHTKTESILRHHSALDENEKFAKEDEWLDLTDEPDHQGLCDREQAYFLKAIQEDIDLSDHMEDAVNSLRIAFAADESVKTGQVVRL from the coding sequence ATGGAAAAGGAAAACAATAAAGTACGTGTGCTGGTCGTAGGATGTGGCAACATGGGCGCCTCACATGCTTGGGCATACCATAAAATGGATGGATTTGAAATATGCGGCATTGTATCCCGAGGGAAAAGCAAAGAGGTCCTGAACGAGAAAATGGGCAATGTCTATCCATTATTTGATGACTTTGAAACAGCATTAGCGGCAACCAAACCCGATGCGGTCTGTATATCTACTTATCCGGATACGCATGAGGAATATGCGGTAAAATCTATGGAGGCTGGAGCACATGTCTTTGTAGAAAAGCCAATTGCAAGTTCTGTAAAAGGCGCAGAACATGTTCAGGAAGTAGCCCTAAAGACCGGAAAGAAACTGGTGGTGGGCTATATTCTAAGACATCATCCTTCCTGGATCAAGTTTGTCGAGATGTCAGGAGACCTTGGCAAGCCCTTAGTGATGCGCATGAACCTGAACCAACAAAGCGATACAGCGATGTGGACCTTGCACCGAAACCTGATGGCAAGCTTAAGTCCTATTGTAGACTGCGGCGTACATTATATCGACGTCATGTGTCAGATGACTCGGTCTAAACCGACGCAAGTGTATGCTATCGGGGCCAGACTGACAGATGAAATCCCGGCAGATAATTATAACTATGGCAACCTTCAGATTCGATTCGAAGATGGTTCGGTAGGTTGGTACGAGGCAGGATGGGGACCGATGGTATCCGAAACAGCTTTCTTCGTAAAAGACGTGGTTGGTCCGAAAGGTTCGGTATCTATCGTTGCTAAAGAAGCGGGCGGTACAGGCAAGTCAGGATCCATCGAAGCACATACCAAGACGGAATCCATCTTACGCCATCATTCGGCGCTGGATGAGAACGAAAAGTTCGCTAAGGAAGACGAGTGGCTCGACCTGACCGATGAGCCGGATCATCAAGGCTTATGCGATCGCGAGCAGGCCTATTTCTTAAAAGCGATACAAGAAGACATCGACCTGAGCGATCATATGGAAGATGCCGTAAATAGCTTAAGAATAGCTTTTGCGGCTGATGAATCGGTGAAGACTGGGCAGGTTGTTCGCCTATAA
- a CDS encoding class I fructose-bisphosphate aldolase — translation MKLYRLNRLFNNESGNCFDVAIDHGFFNEYAFLNGIEDVEKAVEVLVDAAPDAIQLTVGQANYLQRIPGRHKPSLVLRTDVANVYGKQLPRSLFSRMIENPVEQALRLDATCVVVNLFSIPDEPEVTDQCIQNILKIKPEAERYGMPLMVEPLVFRPNSEAGGYMVNGDPEKIIPLVRQGVELGADIIKADPTDDVSVYHKVVEVAGDIPVLVRGGGKASDQEILERTYQLMQQGVCGIVYGRNVIQHANPAGMTRALMEIVHHGAKPEDVISLLKDGI, via the coding sequence ATGAAATTATATCGCTTAAATCGACTATTTAACAACGAGTCGGGCAACTGCTTTGACGTCGCTATAGATCATGGCTTTTTTAATGAATATGCTTTCCTCAATGGAATTGAAGATGTAGAAAAAGCCGTTGAAGTACTAGTGGATGCTGCGCCCGACGCAATACAGCTTACTGTGGGTCAGGCAAACTACTTACAAAGAATTCCGGGTCGGCATAAACCATCCTTAGTGTTGAGAACGGATGTGGCCAATGTTTATGGAAAACAACTTCCGCGCAGCCTATTTAGCAGGATGATCGAAAACCCGGTCGAACAAGCCCTTCGCTTAGATGCGACCTGTGTAGTGGTCAACTTATTTAGCATCCCCGATGAACCCGAAGTGACCGACCAGTGTATACAAAATATATTGAAGATTAAACCCGAAGCCGAGCGCTACGGGATGCCGTTAATGGTAGAGCCTTTGGTATTTCGTCCGAATAGCGAGGCTGGCGGTTATATGGTCAATGGCGATCCGGAAAAAATAATCCCATTAGTGCGTCAGGGCGTAGAACTAGGTGCTGATATTATCAAAGCCGACCCTACGGACGATGTATCAGTCTATCACAAGGTGGTCGAAGTAGCGGGTGATATTCCGGTTCTTGTGCGCGGCGGTGGAAAAGCTAGCGATCAGGAAATTTTAGAACGTACGTATCAACTGATGCAACAAGGCGTCTGTGGAATTGTCTACGGAAGAAATGTGATACAGCATGCTAATCCCGCAGGGATGACTCGCGCGTTAATGGAAATAGTACACCATGGCGCAAAACCAGAAGATGTTATTAGCTTATTAAAAGACGGAATATGA
- a CDS encoding DUF1080 domain-containing protein, producing MRKLFGIACLFIMLSSTALAHTDPKKDTDGEKPKPKTIQLFNKKNLDGWYIFIQDRGRNQDPKGVFTINDGILRISGEEWGCITTDEEYENYKLIMEFKWGDMTFGSRKNAARDNGLLFHSVGEDGGYSGIWMRSIECNIIEGGVGDFIVVGDGTDAFSITSPVAKERHGTTPVYQKGGELVTVNKGRINWWGRDPNWKDVLGFRGAKDVDKPVGEWNKLECVVEGDKIDIYVNGKLVNQAINVRPSKGKIQVQSEGAEMFVRRLDMIPLKAAKK from the coding sequence ATGAGAAAATTATTCGGAATAGCCTGTCTATTTATAATGCTCAGTTCGACGGCATTAGCCCACACAGATCCTAAGAAAGATACCGATGGCGAAAAGCCCAAACCGAAAACCATTCAATTGTTCAACAAGAAGAATCTTGATGGCTGGTATATCTTTATCCAGGATCGCGGCAGAAATCAAGACCCCAAAGGAGTATTCACCATCAATGATGGGATTTTACGTATCTCCGGAGAAGAATGGGGCTGTATTACCACCGATGAAGAATACGAGAATTACAAACTCATTATGGAGTTCAAATGGGGAGATATGACCTTTGGTAGCCGTAAAAATGCTGCACGGGATAATGGGCTGCTATTTCACTCCGTGGGTGAAGATGGCGGTTATTCCGGTATCTGGATGCGTTCTATTGAATGTAATATTATTGAAGGCGGTGTCGGCGACTTTATTGTTGTGGGAGATGGTACGGATGCCTTCTCGATTACCAGTCCTGTTGCCAAAGAACGTCACGGTACGACACCTGTTTATCAAAAGGGCGGGGAACTCGTGACAGTCAACAAAGGGCGCATCAACTGGTGGGGAAGAGACCCGAACTGGAAAGATGTTTTAGGCTTCCGTGGCGCGAAGGACGTGGACAAACCTGTAGGTGAATGGAACAAATTGGAATGTGTAGTTGAAGGCGATAAAATTGATATCTACGTGAATGGAAAACTCGTAAACCAAGCAATCAACGTGAGACCTTCAAAAGGAAAGATTCAAGTACAGTCGGAAGGCGCAGAAATGTTTGTTCGCAGACTCGATATGATTCCATTGAAAGCGGCCAAGAAATAA
- a CDS encoding BamA/TamA family outer membrane protein, with amino-acid sequence MVICLLLGVLKSNAQQADSITTVIASEYDQVGAVHRFWLGDSYRKLYNTPVKMRIMDLSKERGGLKIVKLGGGMQTQSLRLADPNGVEWVLRSIQKYPERSLPESLRKTIAKDIVQDQIAIAHPFGALTVPTFNRALEIPHSAPELVYVADDPGLGEYQPIFKNRPYMFEARMPFENEKTDNTAKVIEKLLEDNDTKVDQKLTARARLLDFVLGDWDRHEDNWRWDPEKEKGKKTYSPVPRDRDKVYYKTSGVFPILLSYQWLKANVQPFSPHIRNVAHWNFNARHFDRFFINHLDREGWQEQVKQIQQVMTDSLIHQAMLQMPDTIVKLSAAELETNIRSRRDHLASTVDEYYMSLAKVVDIPLSAKREFIDVDYNKDGSITVDVHNKKKDGTEGARIMKRRFLPSETKEIRIYGIAGEDEYKVHGSGKSPIKMRLIGGKSHDIFAAGDSFGKGNQLYIYDNKADTANNFDNMRMAKFRLKKDTTVNAYQYDNFVYDRQGVLVNLNYGVDRGLIFGLGYLIENQGFRKSPYAYRHEFLANYLTGRQSFILEYKGDVKKLVGEQDLQIHLRALGPFNQSNFFGYGNNTVYLKDEKHEISFYRNRYDYVNADIFLGYELVKNARIFYGSTSELYHSKADKNEEHFFNEFNQTNPEEAIFGTKFFTGLAAGFDFDTRDNKVNAKKGLRLFTRFDWKAELGGQERNFTALESSLSLYKTVFNDYLTLANRTGMQTVFGDPYFYQHAQIGGEMSLRGFNSQRFTGKTALYNNLDARLKLANFSSYLLPGTVGLIGFYDIGRVWMPNEQSDSWHMGAGGGVYFMPGDLMTIQATVGASKEAVLPYIRIGLSF; translated from the coding sequence ATGGTTATATGTCTCCTGTTGGGCGTATTGAAAAGTAATGCGCAACAGGCTGATAGCATAACGACAGTTATCGCGTCGGAATATGATCAAGTAGGCGCGGTGCATCGCTTTTGGTTAGGCGATAGCTATCGTAAGCTTTATAATACGCCAGTAAAAATGCGCATCATGGATCTGTCGAAAGAAAGAGGCGGCCTAAAAATAGTGAAACTCGGCGGGGGGATGCAAACACAATCCTTGCGCTTGGCTGATCCTAACGGTGTGGAGTGGGTGCTACGCTCTATACAAAAATATCCAGAGCGCAGCTTGCCGGAAAGCCTTCGAAAAACCATCGCCAAAGACATCGTGCAAGACCAGATCGCCATTGCGCATCCTTTCGGAGCACTTACGGTTCCAACATTTAATCGAGCACTTGAGATTCCACATTCAGCACCGGAATTAGTGTATGTAGCGGACGATCCAGGATTAGGTGAATATCAACCAATCTTTAAAAATAGACCTTACATGTTCGAGGCGAGAATGCCTTTTGAAAATGAAAAAACAGACAATACGGCGAAAGTTATTGAAAAACTGTTGGAAGATAATGATACGAAAGTAGATCAGAAGCTAACGGCCAGAGCGCGGCTCTTAGACTTTGTGTTGGGCGATTGGGATCGACATGAGGACAACTGGCGCTGGGATCCCGAGAAAGAGAAAGGTAAGAAAACCTACAGTCCGGTTCCTCGAGATCGTGATAAGGTTTACTATAAAACGTCAGGTGTTTTCCCGATCCTACTTTCATATCAGTGGCTAAAGGCTAATGTACAGCCCTTTAGTCCACATATCCGCAACGTCGCACATTGGAATTTTAATGCGCGCCACTTCGACCGTTTCTTCATTAATCATTTAGATCGCGAGGGATGGCAGGAGCAAGTGAAGCAGATTCAACAGGTGATGACGGACTCTTTGATTCATCAAGCCATGCTGCAGATGCCGGATACGATTGTGAAGTTAAGTGCTGCAGAGTTAGAGACTAATATCCGCTCGCGTCGCGATCACCTGGCTAGCACCGTCGATGAATATTACATGTCCCTAGCCAAGGTTGTGGACATCCCGTTATCTGCGAAACGCGAGTTTATCGATGTCGACTACAACAAGGACGGCAGTATCACTGTAGATGTGCATAACAAGAAGAAAGATGGGACGGAGGGAGCCAGAATCATGAAACGACGCTTCTTACCTTCGGAAACCAAAGAGATAAGAATTTACGGTATTGCCGGTGAAGATGAATATAAGGTTCATGGTAGTGGGAAATCGCCTATTAAAATGCGCTTAATCGGTGGAAAGTCACACGATATCTTCGCTGCTGGCGATAGTTTTGGCAAAGGTAACCAGCTTTATATCTATGATAATAAAGCTGACACAGCGAATAACTTTGACAATATGCGCATGGCGAAGTTTCGTTTGAAAAAGGATACAACTGTAAATGCTTATCAGTACGACAATTTTGTTTATGACCGCCAGGGAGTTTTAGTCAATCTCAATTATGGTGTGGATAGAGGGCTTATTTTCGGTCTTGGATACCTCATCGAAAATCAAGGATTTCGTAAAAGCCCTTACGCCTATCGACATGAGTTTTTGGCGAATTACCTAACAGGACGTCAATCTTTTATATTGGAATATAAGGGTGATGTTAAAAAACTTGTAGGGGAACAGGACTTGCAGATTCATCTGCGTGCTTTAGGCCCCTTCAATCAAAGTAACTTCTTCGGATATGGTAATAACACCGTCTATCTAAAAGATGAAAAGCATGAGATTTCTTTTTACAGGAACCGATATGATTACGTTAATGCAGATATATTCCTAGGATACGAACTGGTAAAAAATGCGCGCATATTCTATGGGTCCACGTCTGAATTGTACCACAGTAAGGCCGATAAGAATGAAGAACATTTCTTTAATGAGTTTAATCAGACCAATCCAGAGGAAGCTATTTTTGGAACAAAATTCTTTACCGGGCTAGCGGCTGGCTTTGATTTTGACACACGCGATAATAAGGTGAATGCGAAGAAGGGTTTGCGTCTATTCACACGGTTTGATTGGAAAGCAGAGCTAGGAGGTCAAGAAAGGAATTTTACAGCTTTAGAGAGCTCCCTAAGCCTTTATAAAACAGTTTTCAACGACTATCTGACGCTTGCAAACCGCACTGGGATGCAAACTGTATTTGGCGATCCATACTTCTATCAACATGCGCAGATCGGAGGAGAAATGAGTCTGCGCGGATTCAACTCCCAACGCTTTACCGGAAAAACTGCTTTATACAATAATCTGGATGCGCGTTTGAAGTTGGCGAACTTTAGTTCTTACTTACTCCCGGGAACAGTCGGCTTGATTGGTTTCTATGATATTGGTCGAGTTTGGATGCCCAACGAGCAGTCCGACAGCTGGCATATGGGTGCCGGAGGCGGGGTCTATTTTATGCCTGGCGACCTGATGACTATTCAAGCAACGGTAGGAGCTAGTAAAGAAGCCGTGTTGCCTTATATCCGCATTGGGCTTTCTTTCTAA
- a CDS encoding PIG-L deacetylase family protein codes for MTNTNKTVLAIVSHPDDAEISCAGTLALLKDKGWNVVMATMTPGDCGTTVHSRAEISKIRKQEAADAAAMLDADYHCLECDDVFVMYDRETIVKAIALIRKTKPSVVITMSPSCYMVDHEMTSKIIQTACFSAGIMNIETEGLEPYFYTPHLYYVDAMEGKDRFGKPVEPGMIVDISSKIQLKEAMLACHASQRNWLRDHHGMDEYIIAMRSFGEKRGKEINASYGEGFRQHLGHAYPQNNILKEELGDLVHER; via the coding sequence ATGACGAACACAAATAAAACAGTATTAGCCATTGTATCACATCCTGATGACGCAGAAATCAGTTGCGCAGGGACTTTAGCGCTCTTGAAAGACAAGGGTTGGAATGTTGTGATGGCGACTATGACACCGGGAGACTGTGGTACGACAGTACATTCAAGAGCAGAAATAAGCAAGATTCGAAAGCAAGAAGCAGCAGATGCCGCTGCCATGCTGGATGCAGACTATCATTGCTTGGAATGCGACGATGTATTTGTCATGTACGACAGAGAAACTATCGTCAAAGCCATAGCTTTGATTCGTAAAACCAAGCCGAGTGTGGTTATTACCATGAGTCCATCCTGCTACATGGTTGACCATGAAATGACCAGTAAGATTATTCAGACAGCCTGCTTTAGTGCTGGCATCATGAATATTGAAACGGAAGGCCTAGAACCCTATTTCTACACTCCGCATCTCTACTATGTAGATGCGATGGAAGGAAAAGACCGCTTTGGAAAACCCGTTGAGCCCGGTATGATCGTGGATATCTCGTCCAAGATTCAACTTAAAGAAGCTATGCTGGCTTGCCATGCCTCCCAAAGAAACTGGCTTCGTGATCATCATGGAATGGATGAATACATTATCGCGATGAGGAGCTTCGGGGAAAAACGAGGAAAAGAAATAAACGCAAGTTATGGTGAGGGATTTAGACAGCATTTGGGCCATGCCTATCCGCAGAACAACATCTTAAAAGAGGAGCTCGGTGACTTAGTCCATGAGCGTTAA